In a genomic window of Cloacibacillus sp.:
- the lpxB gene encoding lipid-A-disaccharide synthase yields the protein MSIFISSGEASGDHYTANLAKHLRASGFTGAIWGMGGIESRRAGIDVQWHGERLQLLGLTEVLAAIPSIYSLLNEMISRIMQENPSAVVVCDSPDFHMRLIAKLRARGYKGRIFYISPPSVWAWRSGRADDLRRYTDECLPLFRFEHEFLLSRGCTSYWQGHPLLEEFREKEGMPTPLDGLYDKDKMIAFLPGSRRSEIRALLPMMEEAADTLARDGWQPVFSVAPGLNPAVRDSMIEEFTAKNIPYYDGPGRDMMAAAHCAVGASGTITVESLLLGCYMIVAYRLNPLTALIGRAIIKTKHYAMANILAGREMFPELLQGRATTENMLRYTRAWLTDDGGCRAEAAALMESTRLTLGSEGVYDFWSKRILEAA from the coding sequence TTGTCGATCTTTATAAGCTCGGGAGAGGCCTCCGGTGACCACTACACGGCCAACCTCGCAAAACATCTGCGCGCCTCGGGCTTTACCGGCGCTATATGGGGCATGGGCGGCATCGAGTCGCGCCGCGCCGGCATCGACGTGCAGTGGCACGGAGAACGCCTGCAGCTTTTGGGCCTCACGGAGGTTCTGGCCGCCATACCGTCTATCTATTCGCTGCTCAATGAGATGATCTCGCGCATAATGCAGGAGAACCCGTCGGCGGTCGTCGTCTGCGACAGCCCCGACTTCCACATGCGGCTAATAGCGAAGCTGCGCGCGCGCGGCTATAAGGGACGCATCTTTTACATCTCGCCTCCCTCCGTATGGGCGTGGCGCAGCGGCAGAGCCGACGACCTTAGGCGTTACACAGACGAATGTCTGCCGCTCTTTCGCTTCGAGCACGAATTTCTGCTTTCGCGCGGCTGCACCAGCTACTGGCAGGGCCATCCGCTTCTTGAGGAGTTCCGCGAAAAAGAGGGAATGCCCACGCCGCTTGACGGCCTCTACGACAAAGATAAAATGATAGCCTTTCTGCCCGGCAGCCGCAGGAGCGAGATCCGCGCCCTGCTTCCGATGATGGAAGAGGCGGCGGACACGCTCGCCCGCGACGGCTGGCAGCCGGTCTTCTCTGTAGCGCCTGGACTGAACCCTGCCGTGCGAGACAGCATGATCGAAGAGTTCACAGCAAAAAACATCCCCTATTACGACGGCCCGGGCCGGGACATGATGGCCGCCGCACACTGCGCCGTCGGCGCAAGCGGCACGATAACTGTTGAATCTCTTCTGCTTGGCTGCTACATGATCGTCGCCTACAGGCTCAACCCGCTGACCGCGCTCATAGGACGCGCGATAATAAAAACTAAGCACTACGCGATGGCGAACATCCTCGCCGGACGCGAGATGTTCCCAGAGCTGTTACAGGGGCGCGCCACAACGGAAAACATGCTGCGATACACCCGCGCGTGGCTGACGGACGACGGAGGATGCCGCGCTGAGGCCGCCGCGCTGATGGAAAGCACGCGCCTTACGCTCGGTTCCGAAGGCGTATATGATTTTTGGAGCAAAAGAATATTGGAGGCTGCCTGA
- the lpxI gene encoding UDP-2,3-diacylglucosamine diphosphatase LpxI (LpxI, functionally equivalent to LpxH, replaces it in LPS biosynthesis in a minority of bacteria.), with translation MEEQIALIAGEGTLPVVIASRLTDNGNPPVVYSIRESIGELSKYALDVINITKPDFGFTIKDMKQRGVKSIIMAGTVSKTLVFKPSLFDLTTQRFLAGLLFRDDHSLLGAIVSFLEKEGFKVLSYRDIVPDLLARKGHIAGRAPTKDELDDAEYGFSICKAVVPLSFGQTVIVNKRSVIAVEAMEGTDATLLRAGSLCRGGTVAKMMRLDQDERYDIPTVGPDTITHMAQAKLNCLALHAGWTLILDPEAFQRAAEKENISVIGVEVCRSL, from the coding sequence GTGGAAGAACAAATAGCTCTAATCGCAGGCGAAGGAACGCTCCCGGTCGTCATAGCGAGCAGGCTGACAGACAACGGGAACCCGCCCGTCGTCTACTCCATCAGGGAAAGTATAGGCGAGCTTTCAAAGTACGCCCTTGACGTCATCAACATCACAAAGCCCGACTTCGGCTTTACCATAAAGGACATGAAGCAGCGCGGCGTCAAAAGCATAATCATGGCCGGCACCGTCTCAAAGACGCTGGTCTTCAAGCCTTCGCTTTTCGACCTCACGACACAGCGCTTCCTTGCGGGGCTGCTCTTCCGCGACGATCATTCACTGCTTGGCGCGATCGTATCATTCCTAGAAAAAGAGGGCTTCAAGGTGCTGAGCTACCGCGACATCGTGCCTGACCTTCTGGCGCGCAAGGGCCACATAGCGGGGCGCGCTCCCACCAAAGACGAACTGGACGACGCGGAATACGGCTTTTCGATATGCAAGGCGGTCGTTCCTCTTTCGTTCGGGCAGACCGTCATAGTAAACAAACGCTCCGTAATCGCGGTCGAGGCGATGGAGGGCACGGACGCTACGCTTCTGCGCGCGGGCTCGCTCTGCCGCGGCGGCACCGTCGCCAAGATGATGCGCCTTGACCAGGACGAACGCTACGACATCCCGACGGTCGGCCCCGATACGATAACGCACATGGCGCAGGCCAAGCTGAACTGCCTCGCGCTCCACGCCGGCTGGACGCTCATACTTGACCCTGAGGCCTTCCAGCGCGCCGCTGAAAAAGAAAATATTTCCGTCATAGGAGTGGAAGTTTGTCGATCTTTATAA
- a CDS encoding ZIP family metal transporter: MEWFASQPAPLQALMAGIFTWGLTTLGAGGVFFAHKPSQKVLDVMLGFAGGVMIAASYWSLLAPAIEVSEQLGYPGWLPPLVGFLAGGFSLRLLDMVLPHLHPAMAETAPDGPPSSLRRTTLLVLAITLHNIPEGLAVGVAFGAIGSMPQAALAGALTLALGMGLQNFPEGLAVSMPLRREGLSRSKAFFYGQLSAIVEPIFAFLGALLVFVAQPILPFALSFAAGAMIFVVVEETVPESQASGNGDLATTGFLVGFAVMMVLDVALG, translated from the coding sequence ATGGAATGGTTTGCTTCACAGCCTGCGCCGCTGCAGGCGCTTATGGCGGGGATTTTTACATGGGGACTTACGACGCTTGGCGCGGGCGGCGTCTTTTTCGCGCACAAGCCCAGCCAAAAGGTGCTGGACGTAATGCTGGGCTTCGCGGGCGGCGTCATGATCGCTGCGAGCTATTGGTCGCTGCTTGCGCCGGCTATAGAGGTTTCCGAACAGCTGGGCTATCCCGGATGGCTGCCTCCGCTTGTTGGCTTTCTCGCCGGCGGCTTCTCGCTGCGGCTGCTCGACATGGTGCTTCCACACCTTCATCCCGCAATGGCTGAGACCGCGCCTGACGGCCCCCCATCCAGTCTGCGCAGGACTACGCTGCTCGTGCTTGCTATCACTCTGCACAATATCCCCGAGGGGCTTGCCGTAGGCGTCGCTTTCGGCGCGATCGGCTCAATGCCGCAGGCGGCGCTGGCCGGCGCGCTCACTCTCGCGCTCGGCATGGGGCTGCAAAATTTTCCAGAGGGCCTCGCTGTCTCTATGCCGCTGCGCCGCGAGGGGCTTTCACGTTCAAAGGCCTTTTTCTACGGGCAGCTCTCCGCTATCGTTGAACCGATATTCGCCTTCCTCGGCGCGCTTCTCGTCTTTGTGGCGCAGCCCATACTTCCGTTCGCCCTCTCGTTCGCGGCGGGAGCCATGATCTTCGTCGTAGTCGAGGAGACCGTCCCCGAGAGCCAGGCCTCGGGCAACGGCGACCTTGCGACGACGGGCTTCCTCGTCGGCTTCGCAGTGATGATGGTGCTTGACGTGGCGCTTGGCTAA
- a CDS encoding HD domain-containing protein encodes MYLIETTETWFNAYVDSFRINGELAPMLELKRKHSRRVQKLASAIAEALEWSEPHDAWTAHAVGLLHDTARFSQYRDFETFQDSASFDHGERGAEILEKEFDWLGIEESEKNKVLTAVRWHNKIAIPPELPLSSYKWAALARDADKIDVFRMVQYRIENGTIYDMLPRHKKVSGLSPALVDEIRTTGLGSYANARSLQDYRLIQLTWALDLNFPVSVVTLKDEGIFQKIADDLRQYGIDDLLDLLMEKIDKI; translated from the coding sequence ATGTATTTAATTGAAACGACAGAAACATGGTTTAACGCTTATGTAGATTCATTCAGGATAAACGGCGAGCTTGCGCCGATGCTGGAACTCAAGCGAAAGCACAGCCGGCGCGTGCAGAAGCTTGCCTCGGCGATCGCCGAAGCGCTTGAATGGAGCGAGCCTCACGACGCGTGGACGGCTCATGCCGTGGGCCTGCTGCACGATACCGCGCGCTTTTCTCAGTACAGAGACTTCGAGACCTTTCAGGACAGCGCAAGCTTCGACCACGGAGAGCGCGGCGCCGAGATCCTCGAAAAGGAATTTGACTGGCTGGGGATAGAGGAGAGCGAAAAAAATAAAGTGCTGACCGCCGTGCGCTGGCACAATAAAATAGCCATCCCGCCGGAGCTTCCGCTTAGCTCCTATAAATGGGCGGCGCTTGCGCGCGACGCGGACAAGATCGACGTCTTCCGCATGGTGCAGTACAGGATAGAAAACGGGACCATCTACGATATGTTGCCGCGCCATAAAAAGGTATCGGGCCTCTCGCCCGCTTTGGTGGACGAAATAAGGACTACCGGACTTGGCTCCTACGCCAACGCGCGTTCGCTCCAGGATTACCGCCTGATACAACTGACATGGGCGCTTGACCTGAACTTCCCCGTGTCGGTCGTCACGTTAAAGGACGAAGGCATCTTTCAAAAAATCGCAGACGACCTGCGCCAGTATGGAATAGACGACCTGCTAGACCTCCTGATGGAAAAAATCGACAAAATTTAA
- a CDS encoding rubredoxin — protein sequence MAKYVCTVCGYVYDPEIGDPDSGIAPGTAFEDIPEGWVCPVCGVGKDMFEAN from the coding sequence ATGGCAAAATACGTATGCACCGTCTGCGGATATGTTTATGACCCCGAAATCGGCGATCCCGATTCAGGAATAGCCCCCGGCACAGCCTTTGAAGACATCCCCGAAGGATGGGTCTGCCCCGTCTGCGGCGTTGGCAAGGATATGTTCGAAGCAAACTAA
- a CDS encoding Xaa-Pro peptidase family protein — MNKNIILRTARLVSKLKEKEADAFVILTEEDANWESLFYMSGFRGTSGALLVYKDAQPELILDARYAEQGARQSPHAVLPQRESLLGDVRDRLLAHGAERMLCESAKTWHASWQKLAARGKWADGGELISELRRTKDAQEVADIRKAAQIGAAAFMETLDCVKPGMTEKAFESLLNYNICRAGAAAGFDMIVASGERSVMPHGRAGEKEMAAGEWATVDYGARWNGYFCDITRNFFIGSPTEEACALHELVARAHAEAASMLAPGLSGTAAHNRALAIFEEKNLGKYFTHSLGHSFGLEIHEAPQLSPRKDFILQAGDVVTVEPGLYIPGTGGMRLEDDYLITEDGAERLTDSLNQCFYTI; from the coding sequence GTGAACAAAAATATAATTCTACGCACGGCGCGGCTCGTTTCAAAATTAAAAGAAAAAGAGGCCGACGCCTTCGTGATACTCACAGAGGAGGACGCCAACTGGGAGAGCCTCTTTTACATGAGCGGCTTTCGCGGCACAAGCGGCGCGCTTTTGGTCTACAAAGACGCGCAGCCGGAGCTCATATTAGACGCAAGATACGCAGAACAGGGCGCGCGCCAGTCGCCTCATGCGGTGCTGCCGCAGAGGGAGAGCCTGCTTGGCGACGTGCGGGATCGCCTTTTGGCGCACGGAGCGGAACGTATGCTCTGCGAATCGGCCAAGACGTGGCACGCCTCATGGCAGAAACTTGCCGCACGCGGAAAATGGGCCGACGGAGGGGAGCTTATCTCAGAACTTCGCCGGACAAAGGACGCGCAGGAGGTAGCGGACATCCGAAAGGCCGCGCAAATAGGAGCGGCCGCCTTCATGGAGACGCTTGACTGTGTGAAGCCTGGAATGACCGAAAAGGCTTTTGAATCTCTTCTGAACTACAACATCTGCCGCGCGGGAGCAGCCGCCGGCTTTGACATGATAGTCGCCTCCGGAGAGCGAAGCGTCATGCCGCACGGACGCGCGGGAGAAAAAGAGATGGCCGCGGGAGAATGGGCCACCGTCGATTACGGGGCGCGCTGGAACGGCTATTTCTGCGACATCACAAGGAACTTCTTCATCGGAAGCCCGACCGAAGAGGCATGCGCTCTGCACGAGCTCGTTGCGCGCGCGCACGCTGAGGCCGCGTCGATGCTTGCCCCGGGGCTCTCCGGCACCGCGGCGCACAACAGGGCGCTTGCCATCTTTGAGGAAAAAAATCTCGGCAAATATTTCACGCACAGCCTCGGTCATTCCTTCGGCCTCGAGATACACGAAGCGCCTCAGCTTTCGCCGCGAAAAGATTTTATCCTGCAAGCGGGCGACGTCGTGACCGTCGAGCCTGGCCTCTACATTCCAGGCACGGGCGGCATGAGGCTTGAGGACGATTACCTTATTACAGAAGATGGGGCTGAAAGATTAACGGATTCATTAAATCAGTGTTTTTACACTATTTAA
- a CDS encoding AIR synthase-related protein has product MTDNKNLPSGKLSPKALIKNVLSFTGASRPELLIGPAVGEDAAVVKWPEGKYLIFSSDPIVGAERGAGRLLVRINSNDIASKGGDPAYLAVTLILPPSFGEEGAARIMREVDEECRAQGIAVAGGHTEFNDRYDRPVIMGALIGTADKVMRATDIRTKDLLIVTKHIGIEGMSILAQDKPELLSSFMTGEEIRETASWADHTAVLADSRAVRKWAKFMHDPTEGGFRGGLDEICSLCGLRAELDEEKLPIHPLTRRAAEKLGFDPLRLIASGSLLAVVPEEDACAAQRSLQEANVASVVVGRMGEALEAPVPEPAEELWRLLKMGEKEAAL; this is encoded by the coding sequence ATGACAGACAACAAAAACCTTCCGTCAGGAAAACTTTCGCCGAAGGCGCTCATAAAAAACGTCCTCAGCTTCACAGGGGCAAGCCGCCCCGAACTGCTCATTGGCCCCGCCGTGGGTGAAGACGCCGCCGTCGTCAAATGGCCCGAAGGCAAGTACCTGATTTTTTCCTCAGACCCCATAGTAGGCGCCGAACGCGGCGCGGGACGGCTTCTCGTCCGCATAAATTCAAATGACATCGCCTCAAAGGGCGGAGACCCCGCCTATCTCGCCGTGACGCTCATCCTGCCGCCCTCTTTCGGTGAAGAGGGCGCGGCGCGCATTATGCGCGAGGTAGACGAAGAGTGCCGCGCGCAGGGCATAGCGGTCGCAGGCGGACACACGGAGTTCAACGATCGATATGACCGCCCTGTGATCATGGGCGCGCTCATCGGCACAGCCGACAAGGTGATGCGCGCAACCGACATCAGAACGAAAGATCTGCTTATCGTCACAAAACACATAGGCATAGAGGGCATGTCGATATTGGCGCAGGACAAACCGGAACTTTTATCCTCGTTCATGACAGGCGAAGAGATTCGCGAAACGGCTTCGTGGGCCGACCACACCGCCGTGCTCGCCGACTCGCGCGCCGTGCGCAAATGGGCGAAGTTCATGCACGACCCTACCGAAGGAGGCTTTCGCGGCGGCCTTGACGAAATATGCTCGCTCTGCGGCCTGCGCGCCGAACTTGACGAAGAAAAACTTCCCATCCATCCGCTGACGCGGCGCGCCGCGGAAAAACTCGGCTTCGACCCGCTGCGCCTAATAGCCTCGGGCAGCCTTCTCGCCGTCGTGCCTGAGGAAGACGCCTGCGCCGCGCAGCGCTCGCTGCAAGAGGCAAATGTCGCCTCCGTCGTGGTAGGGCGCATGGGCGAGGCGCTTGAGGCTCCCGTGCCGGAACCGGCTGAAGAGCTGTGGCGCCTGCTAAAGATGGGCGAAAAAGAGGCGGCGCTGTGA
- a CDS encoding epoxyqueuosine reductase QueH translates to MNRPALLLHICCAPDACVPWPELIEDGYAVCGYFYGGNIHPEEEFNRRAEAVRTLADAAAAPLLPALYDPKPWFDAVRGLESEPERGLRCRRCIALQLEETAKAAANGGFTHLCTTLTISPHKDAAYINKTGAETAARHGLIWLEKIWRKNDGFKRSVDESRRLGLYRQNYCGCLFSMRKAEPPAQ, encoded by the coding sequence ATGAATAGACCGGCGCTGCTATTACATATATGCTGCGCGCCGGACGCATGCGTTCCGTGGCCTGAGCTGATAGAGGATGGATATGCCGTCTGTGGATATTTCTACGGCGGTAACATCCACCCCGAAGAAGAATTCAACAGGAGGGCGGAGGCGGTGCGCACGCTGGCTGACGCCGCGGCAGCGCCTCTTCTGCCCGCTCTCTACGACCCAAAGCCGTGGTTTGACGCCGTGCGCGGCCTTGAGAGCGAGCCGGAGCGCGGCCTGCGGTGCCGGCGCTGCATCGCGCTGCAGCTTGAAGAGACGGCGAAAGCCGCGGCAAATGGCGGCTTCACGCACCTCTGCACCACACTCACCATAAGCCCGCATAAAGACGCGGCCTACATAAACAAAACCGGCGCGGAGACAGCGGCGCGCCACGGCCTCATCTGGCTTGAGAAAATATGGCGCAAGAACGACGGCTTCAAACGCTCCGTAGACGAAAGCAGACGCCTTGGCCTCTACCGCCAGAACTATTGCGGCTGCCTTTTTTCAATGCGCAAAGCGGAGCCGCCCGCGCAGTAG